In the Acidobacteriota bacterium genome, TGGCCGGCGCGTGCGCGACGGGGCATTTGAGTACCGTGTCCAACGCTTTTGCTTCCATCTTCCTCTTCCTTCTCCTTCCTTCGTTCCTGCAAGCCAATTGCGGCTCATTCAGTGACTTCGTTCACGTCTTCCCTTGATCACGACCTGGTACTCCTGAATCTCGAAGCCCTCGATCCGGTCCATCCGGCTGACGTCGACCGAATCCCATGGGATGTCGTGGATCTCTCCGGTCTCCTCGTCGATCAGGTGGTGATGCTTCTCGATATTCGCGTCGTAGACCACGCTCGATGTCCCCAGCTTTACCTCGCGGAGGAGTCCGCGCTCGACGAAAAGATGGAGCGTGTTGTAAACGGTTGCGCGCGAAATCATCGGGAAGTTCGGCTGGATCTTCGACAGGACGCTCTCGGCCGAAGGATGCTCCTCGGTTTGGAGGACATATTCGGCAACCGCGACGCGCT is a window encoding:
- a CDS encoding transcriptional repressor, with product MKAGQNPSVEEIVARLREHDIQPSAQRVAVAEYVLQTEEHPSAESVLSKIQPNFPMISRATVYNTLHLFVERGLLREVKLGTSSVVYDANIEKHHHLIDEETGEIHDIPWDSVDVSRMDRIEGFEIQEYQVVIKGRRERSH